AGCAGGCATCTCCGGCTGGTTGGCTCCGGGGAGGGCAGTCCGGGTCTTCTTGCCCGGCAGATGAGCTGAGGGTCGTTCTTTGCCTGCCACCCTTGGTAATGGGCGCTTAGGGGCGGTTGGCGTTGCCTGCTTGCTGGTGGGTGCATCTGGCTTCCCGAATAAATCATTCATGGTCAGCCAGGGATCGGCAACGCCTGTTGCGGTTAGTTCTGGATGGTTGCGTTGAGCAGATGATAAGGAGGCAGAAGCGCCACCTGATAGCTGATGCGTTTGGCTGTAGGAATCAGAATCGATTTCTGGGGTAGATTCCCAAGGTAATTTTCCGTTGCGCCTGCCAAAAAAGTAGTCAATTGCTGCCTGAATCAGCGCTTGAATATTGTGTGCTTGGGGGTCTGTAACATCGGGAGACGCCGGTTGTCGCATCGGCTGGGTGAATACAGCTTGTATCCGTTGTAAAGGCGATCGCTCATTTGCCTCTATTTCCCCAGCATGGGGTGTCAGCTTTGCCAAAAAGTCTTTTTGCCGGACTTCGATTGCAACCATCGTCCGATCGAGGAAGATTAATGGCTGAAGCAGTAAGGAGGAGGAAGGATGAAGGGCTTTGTTTCCGAAGGGTGGAAGACTTCCGATTTCCTCTCTAGAGGCGCTCAATCGCGTTCCCATTTCCTCTTGTGTTGTTTCTTGCCACCGCACCAGCGTTGATTCTTGGAAGAGATTGGCAGCGATCGCCACTGGCCCTTTTTGCATCCAAGCGATCGCTCCCCAGAAGAGACGCACGGGTGGTAACAGATGGCGCTGATTGACAGGAGGGCGCAGTTGTGCTGCCATTCCTGCCCCCGACGCCTGCGCTAACCGCCACTGACGCCAGTAGTTTGCCAATTCCCAACGAATTCGGTGTTGTAATTTTTGCTGTTGTTCAGGAGTAAGAATATCTAAAATTTGATTCTCGGCGGTGACAAGTACCACGGAACGGGTAGCGAGTTGCGTAGCCACTCCTCGAACCACAATTTGATTTTGTAGCGCCGCCGCTAAGGATTGTCCGCTGCTTGCTCCCGCCGCAGCTTTAGGCTGTAGCGTTTGCACCACCACAGTTTCCGGGAGACTAAGCGGGCGAAGAATCAAATTTGAGGAGCTAGAAGGACTCCCACTCGCACCGTTATGATTGAAAAATTTGAATCCAAAATATGTTGTAGAGACGCGATTAATCGCATCTGCAACTTGATTGAAAAATCCCGTGTTACTAGAAGCTGCGACAGAATTTGCAGCTGGATTTAACAGGAATTCTGATTCTTCCTGACCCGCGATCGCTCGTAGCACTTCCTGAATTGGCGCGTCTGTCGGTGGCGGCGTTGGCGGGTTTTTAGGACGTGCCCGGTCTTTTTTCCCAGAAGTTTGTAATTGTGGGAATTTCTCTTGCGTCGCTTGTTGTAACTGACGCCCCGCTAATTGAGAAGTTTGAGTCAGCAGATACACCGGATAGAGGAGGATTTGCGCTCCCCAAACCGCTGCGACTTTCAGATTTCGCACAGCGCGATCGCTCTCATCCTTCAACTGGCGAGATTTTCGGGAGAGGAAATTAAATAATTTGCTTTTATACCGACCATTGGGAGGGGAGGACATTTTGCTAAATGCTAAATGTTAATTGCTAATTGCTAAAAATAGTAGATGCCCTGATTTTATCGAAAAGATGACCGATTCCAAGACACCTTTTGTAACGCCCTCATCCAGCCTCCTGAGCGAAGCGATTGAAAAACTCTCTGCGATGACTCAGGTTAACGTTCAGACTGGCTGGCGCTACTGTGCCGCAGACCTGACAGCAGATACCGTCCGCCAATCTGATTTCGGGAATGATTGGTTATCTGTGGAGTTGAATGCGAGGGGACATATTGCTTGGCAAGCAGGGCAAAAGGTGTTGTGGCTTAGTCAAAAATTGATGATTCCCCAAGATTTACAAGGTTATGCTTTATCGGGGTTGGCGTTGCGGCTGGTGCTAACTTGGTGGGCAGAAGACGCGCAAATTTTTGTCAATGGCGTCAAAGTGCAAGCAGGAGATTTATTTGATTGCTCAACGAGGGTACTGCTGAGTCCGTCTGTCACGCCGGGTGAGGAGATTACCGTTGCCTTGCGTCTGGTCAGTCCCGGACATGATGATGGGGCTTTAGTGCGATCGCTCTGCGTATACGAATTTACCACCGACGATCGGATTGAACCCGGTTTTGTCGCTGATGAGTTAGCCGTCTTACAACGGTATTTAAAAACCTTTGAACCCGAAAAACTGGATATCTTGGCAGATGCTGTGGCTGAGATTGACTGGACAGCACTGCCTGATGAACAAAAGTTTGAGCGATCGCTTTCCGCCCTCCGTCAAAACCTGCTCGACACGCTAGGGTCAACAGAATCTAAAATCCAAAATCTCAAATCTCAAATCTGTTTGCTCGGTCATGCTCACTTAGACTTGGCTTGGCTATGGCCTGTCAGCGACACCTGGGAAGCGGCTCAACGCACTTTTAAATCGGTTCTGAAACTCCTACAAGAATTTCCCAACCTGACTTTCTGCCATTCTACACCCGCACTTTATGCTTGGATTGAGCAACATTGCCCGGATTTATTTGCCGCCATTCAACAACAAGTTGCTGCTGGACGCTGGGAAGTTGTAGGCGGAATGTGGGTGGAACCGGAACTAAATATTATTAATGGCGAATCGATTGTCCGCCAGTTGCTCTATGGTCAGCGTTACGTCTTAGAAAAATTTGGGCAATTGAGTACAGTCGCTTGGTTGCCAGATAGTTTTGGCTTTTGTGCCACGCTGCCCCAATTTCTGAAATCTGCTGGGATTGAATACTTTGTCACCCAAAAATTGCGCTGGAACGACACCACAAAGTTTCCCTATGAAACATTTTGGTGGCGATCGCTTGATGGTTCCCAAATCTTCAGCCTCATGTCTGCTCCAATTGGTGAAGGCATTGACCCGATTAAAATGGCGTCTTATGCCTGTGATTGGGAAACCCAAACCAGTTTAAAAGAGAGTCTTTGGCTTCCAGGTGTGGGCGATCATGGCGGTGGCCCTACCCGCGATATGTTGGAAGTCGCCCATCGTTGGGAAAAATCCCCCTTCTTTCCTCGTCTAGAATTCACTACATCTGAGAGCTATTTGCAGCAGATTAGCACTCAGAATCCCAACTCCAACGAAACTCAAAATTCAAGACTGTTCCCGGTTTGGGACGATGAACTCTATCTAGAATTCCATCGGGGTTGCTACACCACCCACGCCGATCAAAAGCGCTTTGAACGTCGCAGTGAAGGCTTACTGTACCAAGCAGAACTTTTCGCTTCCTTGGCTAGTATCAGCATCGGTGCGGCTTATCCCAAGCAAAAGCTAGAATCTGCCTGGAAAAAGGTACTATTTAATCAATTTCACGATATTCTCCCCGGTTCCTCAATTCCCCAAGTCTTTGTAGATGCGAATCAGGCTTGGCAAGAGGTAGAACAGGTGGGTTCGGAAATAGTACAGCAAGCCTTAAGCGCGATCGCAACTTCTATTGCCCTTCCCCCACCGCCGCAACCAGACGCCCTGCCGGTGATTGTCTTCAACTCCTTGAACTGGCAACGCTCGGAAGTCGTTACCGTCCCCTTACCGGCGTCTAAACATCACTGGCAAGTTTACAACTTAGAAGGGAAACTGCTAACGTCCCAGCTTTCTGAAGGTAAGACGCTGCTATTTCTTGCCGAGGATATCCCATCGGTGGGTTATCGCCTTTTCTGGCTGTGTCCTCAAGCAGAATTGACCTCAAAAAGGCAAGAAAACAGGCATCCTAGCACTAGGTTTCTGAATTCTAATGCACCTAATCGAGATAATATCAGATTTAGCGAAAAAAATTGCATCTTAGAAAATGAGTTACTGCGAGTAATTGTTGATTCTCAAACAGGCGATTTAAGCAGTGTTTTTGACAAAATCAATCGTCGAGAAATCCTCAATCAATCCGGAGGAAATCAACTCCAAGCCTTCCAAGATAGCGGTCAATATTGGGATGCTTGGAACATTGACCCCAACTATACCAAACACCCCTTACCTCCCACCCAGCTAAAGTCAATTGAATGGGTAGAACAGGGGACAGTACAAACCCGTCTGCGCGTTGTGCGACAGCTAGGCGAGTCGAAATTTTGCCAAGATTACGTGCTGCAAGCAGATTCGCCGCTACTGAAAATCATTACGACTGTAGACTGGCAAGAACGCCACGTACTTGTAAAAGCCGCTTTTCCGCTTACCTTGACGGCAGATTCTGCCACCTACGAAATTCCCTGCGGCGCGATTGTGCGAAGCACACGCGACGCTAACGGGCGTTCTACTCAGCCTCAAACCCCCGCAGCAACCGCCAAATGGGAAGTTCCTGCCTTGCATTGGGCAGATTTAAGTGAAAATGACTATGGCATCAGCTTGCTGAATGATTGTAAATACGGTTACGATGCCCAACCCTCACAATTACGCCTTACCCTGTTACGAAGTTCTACTTGGCCCGATCCAGAAGCAGACCGAGGTTGGCATCAATTCACCTATGCCCTCTATCCTCATCAAGGTAGCTGGCAGTCAGCGCATACTGTGCGCCGAGGCTATGAGCTAAATTTACCGCTACAAGTGATGCTGCTGCCATCGGTAGGCGAACAGAATTCGTCCTTACCCCCCGTTGGTCAATTGTTAGACTTGCAAGCTGAGAATCTGATTTTAATCGCGTTGAAGCAGTCAGAAGATAGCTTGCAGCAGTGGATTTTGCGCTGTTATGAGTGCCACGGGGAAGAGGCACAGATGCAGCTGAATAGCGATTTGGATTTAGCGATCGCGCACCCAGTTGATTTGTTAGAGCGTCCCATCGATGCACCCGAAATGTCCGCTTCTGGGCAAATAGCCAGCATCCAGCCCTGGAAAATCGCTACTTTTGTAGTGAAACGAACAGACGGCTGAGAAAATAAGCGTATGAACAACCCAATACCACCAGTTCTCGATAAAATTTTGAGCCATGACAGTACACCCGATGCTGTGTTTTCTGCCTTAGTGCCAGCTTTGGGTGAAGTCTTGCAGTGCGATCGCGTTTTTCTCTACCTGCGCGATCCCCATACCTCCATCGGTAAAGTTCCTTACTGCTGGCGTCGCACTCAAGAATATCCCAACATTCTTGACGCTGACTGGAAGAAAGAACCAGAATCTTTGCCAAAAGAAGATCCGCTTTTTGCTGCGGCACTGCATACACAACCTTCTGTCTTTGTCGAAGATGTAGAGACAGCGAATCCGGAAGTCGTTAATAAAGCTTTCGAGCAAAAAGAATTTGGACATCGAGCATTAGTTCACGCTCACCTGTGCAAAGATAATTTGTTGTGGGGAATTCTGCAACCTTGTATCTTTGGTCAGCCTAGAGTATGGACGCCGGAAGACCGCTCTATTATGACCACAGTTACAGAGAAATTAACACCCCTTGCTGTTGCCTATATATTGGCAGCGAAGTCTTCCATACCTGCGAAGGGATAAATTCTCTAGCGACTAACACCGAAATGTAGAGACAAGGTTTATCGCGCCGCTACTAAATATTGCTTGTCTCCATAGCTGAATATAAATGAACCTGAATGTAGGGGTGTAGAATTATACGCCCCTACTCTTTACTTAGGTTCCTTACCTCGGTATATAATTGCCAAAATTGTTACACTTGCACAACTCATAAAACTAATTAAGTTTCCATACATTAAAACCAAATCGTTTCGATAATACCCATAGAGAACCCCATTAAGCTGAATAAAATTAAAACCGAGAAAAGTAATTAAAGACAAATTTTTAGAACTCTTAGTTTGAACAATCCTTAAGGCTTGTGGAATAAATAAGCTGGCGTTAAACACCATACCCAACCCAAAAAACAAGGTGACAATATCTTTCATAGTAGATACAAACTAAAGGTGATAAAAAAATGCAAATTAAAAGTTTTTAAGATAATCTAGCAATACCAAATTACCAAACCACTCCGTTACTCATTTTCTACTTGTTGTCTCTGCCATTGCTTCAAAACTTCAAAAGCATTAAAACCTCTATATTGCAAGTAATTTAATAGCTTGGCTTTGGTTTTTTGGTCGATAATTTGAAAATCATCAATTTTATACTTTCGCATGATCTTTGTCTTTAAACCATCCAGATCGTCCGTTTCCTCACTTCCCTCTGCTTCGATTTGTTCGTTCCAAACTTGCTCGAAGACCTCGGAGGAAATCCCTTTTTCCATACATTTGCGCCTTACCATAGATTTACCATATTTGCCTTGAGAGTAGGCAATCAAGTTGGCGACTAAGCGCGTGTCGGATTGATAGTCTCTCTCTTGCAAATAATTGATAGCCTCGGAGATTTCGTTTGGCTCAAACCCCTTTAATTGTCCTTTCTTTAAAAGTTCGTAAGCACTGTAATCTCGGCGGGAGATCAGGCGAAAAAAATAGTCAGTGCAACTCATTTATCAAACAGTTATTATGTTTATTGATTTTAACACATACAAAAGTTTAATTGTTGTATGGCAGTTTAGAATAATGTATGTTAAAAATATATTTTTAGGCACAAATACCCAAGAAATAATTATTTAAAGAATGAAATAAATTGTTAAGATTTGCCTTGGAATAATCAATGCGAATCGCAAAAATCCAGCTTTTATACTCAATTCGATTCAACTGGCTTCGAGAAAATTATTCCTTGGATAAATTGCTGCATTTGTTCATAATGCGTGCCTTTCCAATAAACATGAGCGCATTCACGACAGCGGCTAAATTCATCAATAGATTGTTGGATATTGGGTGGCACTTGGTCAAGAATCGATTCCTTATCCACAGGTTCTAATAAACCATTGCAACGCAAACATCGTTGCAATGGTTTGACGAATTTAATTAGACCAAAGCGTCCCATTATCTCGCCCACCTGTCGCTCTGGATTAGTTTCTCTGACATAATATCCATGTGTTACCAAACTACGCATCAATAGACCCTTATCGCGAGTCAAGAGAATTCGTTCTTCAGATGCCGAAATTTGGGCTAACTCTAGATCGTCATAGTCATTTCGATACAGGGTATCAAAGCCCAACATTCGTAAAGATGTTGCTAGTTTCCCTAAATGAATATCGAGAACGAAACGAGGAAATTTTAGCGGTTGAGGACGAACGAGTGAGACGCTAGATGTCTTTTCAGTCGCCGCAGAAATTGGATAAACATGGATGCGATCGCTATCCGTCACAATATAGGAAAAATCGACGGGTTTGCCGTTGACTTCGATATAATCCACTTCCGGATGAGGGACGCCAAAAGATTCGATCGTGTCCTTAATCGAGGCTCGTTCCTCAAAAACATGAGTAATGGTTACGTCCCGCTTTTTCCGTGGCAAGAAATCATTCAATTCTGCGTAAAAATTAAAATCTGCTTTAGCCATATTGAGAAATTAATACACCGTAGTTCAGAACCCCACCTCAACTCTCGTAAATAAAATTTATTCCTTGTCTTCCTCCACTTGCGAGGGAATAGAGGGGGTACGGGGAAGCCAAAATCTTGAAATTCTACTTCCCCATGAAAAAAAGTTTTTCTTTACCTTTCCCCTGCCTGCGGGGGGATAGTTGTAGGTCTTTGCAAATTTTCACAAGTGAGATGCTTGCGATCGCTAGTTGCCCTCTTGTGGCAACTCAATCAATTGTAGTATATTTGTAGCACACTTAAACAAGTGGTCGAGTTCTTAAAGCCACTGGGGAATTCATCAAAGTAATCAGAGCGTTCCTAAACATCTGCGGGGATACGCTCCAGCTTTGTAATGCAAGGAGTCAAATTATGGATGCAACTCAACCAGCCATCTTGAATATTATTCTGCATCTGCGCTCTTGTAATGAGCCATTTCTCCTACGTTATAACGGGCAACTCCCACGCTGGAGCGATGAATCTCTACATCGGGAAGCTTACGAACAAAATCCAGAATTGTATGCGCTTTTAGCTCTCATCACTCATGTTACAACGGGGCAGCGCCTGCGGATTTTGTTTCAGTTGCTACAACGCTCTCGCGTGGGGATGTCGAAGGAAGCACGTCAAACAAGCGATCGCGTCATTAATTTCTTGTTGGCAATTTTGCACCCCGACCAAGTTTTGACCGTCTTTTTAGCACTGCGACGGGTACGAGCTAATCACAAACATACCGCGAGGGCGATTCTCCAGTACATCCTCAATCATCCCCAATTTGAGGATATGGCTTTGCGCCGTCGTCCTGCGGTTGTGGATGCGATTGAACACGCGCTGGGGAAGAATGTGGCGAGGGGTTCTGTGAAAAAGCTGTCGGATGCAACGGTTGATAAAAGCGATTTGCGCCGCTATCTGTTGCGTTATGCCCATAATCCAGAATCGGTGAAAGCCATTCTACCTTTTCTGTATCATTCTCCTCTGGGAACAGGTTTAATGCCTGCGGCAGGCGAAGTTAAATATACTCTCGTTCATCAACAATATCGTCACTTTGAAGTACAAACAGAGCGTCCCAAGACAGTAACGGCAACCAATCGCGGTGATATTTCCGCAACCTTGGTGCATTTGTATCGGGGTGGAAAATCGCCAGAATTAATGTCAGCTTTGCAGCATTATGTCGAACAAGCTGCGGTAAACCTGCCAAAATTTTCAGGTCAAATAGCTTTAGTGTTGGATGCGTCTGCTTCGACAAGAAGTTATGGCGATCGCGAATACTGTTCTCTAGCGCAGTCCGTCGCCCTGAAATTGGTACTCGAAAAATGCTGCGCGAACCTCAAAGTCCATACCCTTGGGGGAGTTGGCGAATTACCCATGCCAGAAGGTTACACCGACTTGGCAGGTGCTTTACTGGATGCTTTAGAAGACTCACCCGATTTAGTCGCCATTGTCTCTGATGGTTATGAAAATATGTATCCGGGAGACTTGGAAAGAGTCGTCGCCACCTTGCCGCAATTGGGTATTCATACCCCAATTATCTTCTGTCATAGCAAGTTTACGGCGCTGGATGACTTGGAATTGAGACGGCCTGCGCCTAATCTCCTCCAAAGAGAATTCTGGCATCAAGACGATTTTGAAGACTTACTAAATTCGCTATTTGCGATCGCGGGTGCAAAGCAAACCGAAACTTCTTTGCAGGAATTCCTCCGCCAAAAACTCACATTCCAAGAAAAGGAGTTAGCCACATGGACTACCAGCAATTAGAGTTATTAATTCCCGACAAAGTCGATCTCTCTCCTTATCATTTTGGAATTCCTCAACAGTCTGGAGCCTTGACTGTAGTCCCTATCTTCAGCCCAGATTGTCCGGGTC
This region of Coleofasciculus sp. FACHB-T130 genomic DNA includes:
- a CDS encoding Mut7-C RNAse domain-containing protein → MAKADFNFYAELNDFLPRKKRDVTITHVFEERASIKDTIESFGVPHPEVDYIEVNGKPVDFSYIVTDSDRIHVYPISAATEKTSSVSLVRPQPLKFPRFVLDIHLGKLATSLRMLGFDTLYRNDYDDLELAQISASEERILLTRDKGLLMRSLVTHGYYVRETNPERQVGEIMGRFGLIKFVKPLQRCLRCNGLLEPVDKESILDQVPPNIQQSIDEFSRCRECAHVYWKGTHYEQMQQFIQGIIFSKPVESN
- a CDS encoding GAF domain-containing protein, with protein sequence MNNPIPPVLDKILSHDSTPDAVFSALVPALGEVLQCDRVFLYLRDPHTSIGKVPYCWRRTQEYPNILDADWKKEPESLPKEDPLFAAALHTQPSVFVEDVETANPEVVNKAFEQKEFGHRALVHAHLCKDNLLWGILQPCIFGQPRVWTPEDRSIMTTVTEKLTPLAVAYILAAKSSIPAKG
- a CDS encoding alpha-mannosidase codes for the protein MTDSKTPFVTPSSSLLSEAIEKLSAMTQVNVQTGWRYCAADLTADTVRQSDFGNDWLSVELNARGHIAWQAGQKVLWLSQKLMIPQDLQGYALSGLALRLVLTWWAEDAQIFVNGVKVQAGDLFDCSTRVLLSPSVTPGEEITVALRLVSPGHDDGALVRSLCVYEFTTDDRIEPGFVADELAVLQRYLKTFEPEKLDILADAVAEIDWTALPDEQKFERSLSALRQNLLDTLGSTESKIQNLKSQICLLGHAHLDLAWLWPVSDTWEAAQRTFKSVLKLLQEFPNLTFCHSTPALYAWIEQHCPDLFAAIQQQVAAGRWEVVGGMWVEPELNIINGESIVRQLLYGQRYVLEKFGQLSTVAWLPDSFGFCATLPQFLKSAGIEYFVTQKLRWNDTTKFPYETFWWRSLDGSQIFSLMSAPIGEGIDPIKMASYACDWETQTSLKESLWLPGVGDHGGGPTRDMLEVAHRWEKSPFFPRLEFTTSESYLQQISTQNPNSNETQNSRLFPVWDDELYLEFHRGCYTTHADQKRFERRSEGLLYQAELFASLASISIGAAYPKQKLESAWKKVLFNQFHDILPGSSIPQVFVDANQAWQEVEQVGSEIVQQALSAIATSIALPPPPQPDALPVIVFNSLNWQRSEVVTVPLPASKHHWQVYNLEGKLLTSQLSEGKTLLFLAEDIPSVGYRLFWLCPQAELTSKRQENRHPSTRFLNSNAPNRDNIRFSEKNCILENELLRVIVDSQTGDLSSVFDKINRREILNQSGGNQLQAFQDSGQYWDAWNIDPNYTKHPLPPTQLKSIEWVEQGTVQTRLRVVRQLGESKFCQDYVLQADSPLLKIITTVDWQERHVLVKAAFPLTLTADSATYEIPCGAIVRSTRDANGRSTQPQTPAATAKWEVPALHWADLSENDYGISLLNDCKYGYDAQPSQLRLTLLRSSTWPDPEADRGWHQFTYALYPHQGSWQSAHTVRRGYELNLPLQVMLLPSVGEQNSSLPPVGQLLDLQAENLILIALKQSEDSLQQWILRCYECHGEEAQMQLNSDLDLAIAHPVDLLERPIDAPEMSASGQIASIQPWKIATFVVKRTDG
- a CDS encoding regulatory protein RecX codes for the protein MSCTDYFFRLISRRDYSAYELLKKGQLKGFEPNEISEAINYLQERDYQSDTRLVANLIAYSQGKYGKSMVRRKCMEKGISSEVFEQVWNEQIEAEGSEETDDLDGLKTKIMRKYKIDDFQIIDQKTKAKLLNYLQYRGFNAFEVLKQWQRQQVENE
- a CDS encoding VWA domain-containing protein, with translation MDATQPAILNIILHLRSCNEPFLLRYNGQLPRWSDESLHREAYEQNPELYALLALITHVTTGQRLRILFQLLQRSRVGMSKEARQTSDRVINFLLAILHPDQVLTVFLALRRVRANHKHTARAILQYILNHPQFEDMALRRRPAVVDAIEHALGKNVARGSVKKLSDATVDKSDLRRYLLRYAHNPESVKAILPFLYHSPLGTGLMPAAGEVKYTLVHQQYRHFEVQTERPKTVTATNRGDISATLVHLYRGGKSPELMSALQHYVEQAAVNLPKFSGQIALVLDASASTRSYGDREYCSLAQSVALKLVLEKCCANLKVHTLGGVGELPMPEGYTDLAGALLDALEDSPDLVAIVSDGYENMYPGDLERVVATLPQLGIHTPIIFCHSKFTALDDLELRRPAPNLLQREFWHQDDFEDLLNSLFAIAGAKQTETSLQEFLRQKLTFQEKELATWTTSN